Proteins encoded in a region of the Panthera uncia isolate 11264 chromosome B2 unlocalized genomic scaffold, Puncia_PCG_1.0 HiC_scaffold_24, whole genome shotgun sequence genome:
- the TTLL2 gene encoding LOW QUALITY PROTEIN: probable tubulin polyglutamylase TTLL2 (The sequence of the model RefSeq protein was modified relative to this genomic sequence to represent the inferred CDS: inserted 4 bases in 3 codons; deleted 1 base in 1 codon; substituted 2 bases at 2 genomic stop codons): MAISTVVLARSPREVQAAGTPGAGTGTAPAADATRSADTQWRGRGRLQPQQIRSRGRTQKRKRYLMAGGRPSGAIPKPPGFPVDDPMPEAVQSVLPERGWDKFDEGGQNIEDWNLYCGTSSCRMTERVSVKPGQGLNHHPGTTRRTGRTAWPGSWNCKPVEPSRGTGIIISSDIKDLDFDDTYIVRKYTCHPFLVGRGKPDLHICVCITGFKPLTIYMYQEGLTRFATEKFDLSNLQNSYAPLTNLSINKSGASYEKIKEVIGRGNKXTLSGSFSYLRSWDVDGLLLWQKIHHVAILTGLAIAPSVPFTANCFELFGFDILIGDNLKPWPLEVNFSPALSVDCSADVXLKRKLIHDTAEPIYLQGLRHGRAEGSGXSRGSGGVPLAELDAGGLNRMGRTLPRESLFPVTGRPFKEESAVKKAVKICPESKRASQPREMKSKKKDLLLSTREPPPQTKLKLKGRHTPHKXLIPFVSLIQACAHRTSIAPCVASDXNKVPDLQEGNFVLIFPFNEATFGASRNRLNVRRIIQEFQKRTNKQHSHVAEKETKRR; the protein is encoded by the exons ATGGCCATTTCCACAGTCGTGCTGGCCCGCAGCCCCCGGGAAGTGCAGGCAGCAGGGACCCCGGGGGCGGGGACAGGGACAGCCCCCGCGGCAGACGCGACGCGGAGCGCCGACACGCAGTGGAGGGGACGGGGTCGCCTGCAGCCCCAGCAGATCCGCTCCCGGGGCAGAACGCAG aaaagaaaacgttatttGATGGCAGGAGGCAGACCTTCGGGGGCCATCCCGAAGCCACCGGGGTTCCCTGTGGACGACCCCATGCCAGAAGCGGTGCAGAGCGTCCTGCCGGAGCGAGGGTGGGACAAATTTGACGAAGGAGGGCAGAACATCGAAGACTGGAACCTGTATTGCGGGACTTCCTCCTGCCGGATGACTGAGCGCGTCAGCGTGAAGCCG GGGCAAGGGCTGAACCACCACCCGGGCACCACCAGGCGGACCGGAAGGACCGCCTGGCCAGGCTCCTGGAACTGCAAGCCTGTGGAGCCGTCTCGCGGGACGGGGATCATCATTTCCAGTGACATTAAAGACTTAGACTTTGATGATACATACATAGTACGGAAATATACCTGCCACCCTTTCCTCGTGGGCAGAGGTAAACCTGACCTCCACATCTGCGTCTGTATCACGGGCTTTAAGCCTTTGACCATTTACATGTATCAGGAAGGGTTAACGCGCTTTGCCACGGAGAAGTTCGACCTGAGTAATCTGCAGAACAGTTATGCCCCCTTGACCAACCTCAGCATCAACAAGTCCGGGGCCTCGTATGAGAAAATCAAAGAAGTGATCGGTCGTGGCAACAAGTAGACCCTCAGCGGGTCCTTCTCTTACCTTCGCAGCTGGGACGTGGACGGCCTGCTTCTGTGGCAGAAAATCCACCACGTGGCTATTCTCACGGGGCTCGCCATCGCTCCCTCGGTCCCCTTCACGGCCAACTGCTTCGAGCTCTTTGGGTTTGATATTTTGATTGGTGACAACTTGAAACCGTGGCCGCTAGAGGTCAACTTCAGCCCTGCCCTGTCCGTGGATTGTTCGGCGGACGT TCTGAAGAGAAAACTCATCCACGACACTGCTGAGCCGATTTACTTGCAGGGTCTGAGGCACGGGAGGGCAGAGGGTAGTG GGTCCCGGGGGAGCGGCGGGGTCCCCCTCGCGGAGCTGGATGCCGGTGGGCTCAACCGCATGGGCAGAACCCTTCCTCGTGAGTCCCTCTTTCCCGTCACGGGCAGACCGTTTAAGGAGGAATCTGCAGTGAAGAAAGCCGTAAAGATATGTCCCGAGAGTAAACGTGCCTCCCAGCCTAGGGAAATGAAGAGTAAGAAGAAAGACCTTCTCCTTTCAACaagagaaccccccccccaaaccaagCTAAAGTTAAAGGGCAGACACACGCCCCACA GCCTCATTCCGTTCGTGTCCCTCATCCAAGCGTGCGCCCACCGGACAAGCATCGCCCCGTGCGTCGCCTCCGACTAGAACAAAGTGCCAGATCTCCAAGAGGGGaactttgttctcatttttcctttcaacGAAGCAACTTTTGGAGCTTCCAGGAATAGATTAAATGTCAGGAGAATAATCCAAGAGTTCCAGAAACGAACGAACAAACAACACTCCCACgtggcagaaaaagaaacaaagagaaggtGA